Within the Salvia hispanica cultivar TCC Black 2014 chromosome 4, UniMelb_Shisp_WGS_1.0, whole genome shotgun sequence genome, the region aaattaatattttaatctatattaaatttcaattaataaaggggcctaataaatttaataaaagataATGGCAGACAAAAGTAGGATGGATAGCTACCTAACAAAGGGCCATTATGTGACAAAACACATGCCCATGATTTGCCTATAAATACAGAATCAGTGGCACCATTGTTCtcatcaaaatccaaaatcttAGTATCATATTTtcacaagaaaaatgagttccaaagtgtttcttcttcttggtcTTGTCTTAGCTGTGTCTCTTCTGATCTCTTCAGAAGTAGCTTCAGCCAGAGACCTTGCTGATGTTGATCCATGTATGCTGTTtcttccatattttatttcctctctctctatatatattgtgtgtgtttgtgtgttacgtaattgattttgtatatACTCGTATGTTTTAAAAGACATAAAGGCATAAAATCAAGTAGAATGACGTGagtaaaattatcatttatatgACTAATTACTTGTACAATGTTATTTTACTACGTACTTTATCCGTCCCTCGTTAAGTgttcattttgccattttgattCATACTCATTGAAAAtccactttcactttttttttggtatcaTAAATAcgtaattatatatactacaccatacactaactcatttcactcgcatataattataaactaatactacctccgtccccaaaaatttgtctcactttgacctggcacaagttttaagaaatgtaatggaaaatgagttgaaaaagttaatggattgtggatcctacttttatatattagttttataataatatgtgaatatgaaagagttagtggaatatgaggtccactaccaaaaataaaagtgaaattgaataaattttgggggacagatggaaatggaaaaatgagacaaattttcagggacgaaggtagtaatataaaaatgagactcatattctattaattttttatactcacCGTTACCATTCATAGGAGAGatagagtatataaaaatagatggTGTAGTTTGtagtaatttgttttttttttttgtttaaaacaGCCGAGGAAACTGATGGGCACAGCGGCCATGGAGGCGGCCACGGAGGCGGGCATGGAGGAGGCCATGGAGGTGGCCACGGAGGCGGCCACGGAGGAGGTCATGGGGGCGGTCATGGAGGCAAAGGTGGGAAGTAGTAGTGGTGATGCTgctaaaattatactccattcgtctcggctaagatgacacatttcttggcCGGCACGAAATTTTAAGAGTTATTGGTTCATGTGTTTaactagagagagaaaaagtgggtgtaaatattaaaaaagaaagagaaaggaagataaatatttatcttcctattattttattttgggacaaactaaaaagtaaaacatgTTATTTTATGTAGGACAGAGGGAGCAGTACTATGGTGTATTAACGTTTGtaataatttgattgtttatttaaAACAGCGGAGGAAACTGATGGGCACGGTGGACATGGAGGCAGCAGCGGAAGCGGACACAGCAGTGGCGGCCATGGAGGAGGCCACGGAGGTCACGGCGGCGGCCACGGAGGAGGCAAGGGCGGGAATTACTGAAAACGCAGAACTAAGCAGTTGCTAGTGTGTATGTGACAtgccataattaaataaaatgcttgGTGTGGTTTGAGCTTATGTTGCACTTTTATTAACAAAAACTTGGGCACTAAACACTCAATTCTAAATTGTTTGATAAAAATGACTAACAAACAGTACAAactttagtactactatataactATCTCAAGCATGAATTCGTAAATGAATGCCTACGGGTTTCTACACCACTTAATTCCGACTTCCATCcatcattaaatatctcattaatTGATGTTTTCCGACTTCCATCCattattaaatatctcatttatttatgttttgggATGTTCATGATTAAATGTGTCAATATGTTAATTCTTTGTTCCATTTTCggttaaaaaatactccctccgtcccattttagaAGTTCCAGTTGAGTtcggcatgaattttaaaaaatgtagaggaaaattggtgaaaaaagatattggaatgtgagtcctacttttttatattagttttataataaaatgtgagtgggaagatgttagtggaatgtgaggcctaataccatttatggaatattccaacccaAACTTTTAAAGTGGGACGGGTGAAGTAGggctggcaaatcgtgcggatTGGGTCGTTATCGGGTCAACCCGATAACGACCCAACCCAATAAGGCCAAACCCGAACCCAACCTGTTAAGGAAACCCCAAACCCGAACACGAACCCAACCCGCCACCTTCAAACCCGGACACGACCTGGACACGACCcgaacacgataacgacacgaaccactttgggttgacccgacacgataaGAACACGATATCGACCTGGACACGATAAGAACACGATATCGACCTGAACACGATACCAACACGAACCACTTTgggttgacccgacacgataacaacacgacAACAACCTAagcacgataacaacacgatTACATATTGCTTCAAAAAATGATCAAGACTTTAAAAAGCCATATAGCATGAAGATGTTCCattttaaacaacaaaactccaacaaaatccaaaaaaacccaacaaaatacataactTTTGTTCCAAATACATAACTTTTGTTCCAAaacccaacaaaaaaatttgaaacaagataaaagaactaaagaagtaaaaagaacaaaacaaaaaagagtgaaaatactaaaaattaaattaaatttattgaatcaaaataaaaagaatataatagtaaaataaattatattataaaattatttgttgattagtTTTGCTAGTACATAATATCTGAATTAACGTTTTGTATCTATAagtataaacttatttttcataaatttattcaaattatccTTTTATTCTAAACACTAattgatttagttttatttttcacttggATCTCTCACGTACATtgtattatttcatttctttcgactactttaatttttgtaatttgaaatataatttgaagcttgtaatttcaaatattttctatatattataacaCATGAAGAAATATGCAAAGTAGGGTCATTACAtggtcatttaatattattatccaaaattacatgaatgaagacataattatatattttgaatatattaactAATATACTTGAAGTGTCACACGCCTAGACGTTGATAGCAACAACCTTCTATCGTCGAACTAGCTCTTATGTATCATTTGATGCACTATAATATATAACAgattattaatcataaattaattttataatatgggtctaaaatttgttgtggtttatcataatatttaaatatatcaatttatatagcAGTCATATAATTAAAGGATATGTTACAACTTACATGTTGGGTTCCACATGTTATCATCATACCATCtctattatgatattattacgcactatgaaaataattataaaagtaatattaaaataatacagtaaatgaaatattgaaaatattgtgatttatcaatttttggaGCAAGTGCTATACATTTGAGCAAGTGCTATAcagtaatactaataatttttcatgatcttatcaatttttggAGCAAGTGCTATACATTTGAATgttgtattactattatatgtgTTGAGTCCAACAATGTCTCATCATTGAATGACCCATattataatgttaataattttagatagaATAATCAAccaatatgtataatattattttcaaaattaaaaattagaaattaatgataaaatatcaatggtttcaaaaataatatgagagAATTTCCTAACAAAAGAGTGTTTTCCTAATTTATACTTTgtaaaaaaaagcaatttatttatctttatatcattgtgatagtttaaataaaatgaataaaaaattattccattATTATTCCATTAAAATACTATGGATGGTTattctctctaaaattttatcttttaataagGGTCTTGGTACATATTGTACAAcaatacaaatgaaaaatgaaaaattataaataaggtcaaattagtcacaaaaatatgtaattaatgatgctatctaatcaaaataaattaatattatcctttttaaaatttgaagggcattttgtgtatacaatttttgcaaatttatctttactcaaaataaaaataataatattaatttttaacggGTTACCCGACCCGACCCGCATCCAACCCGCATCCGACCCGATTTTTTCGTGTTCTTAGTGGGTCGACCCAATAATGACCCGCATCCAATAAGACTTGATCCAAACCCAATAATTTCGTGCGGATTCGTGTCggattatcgtgtcgtgtcaaaaattgccagGCCAAATATGTCAGATATATCCTTGTGccgggaaggtggccaccttccacggcCACCTTCTATGCCGTTCACGGTCAGAGATATCacgtgtacactagtccgagcgGGGACACCACCCTCACTGGGATCCGAATTCAACTTATATATCATCATTCATAATTCACTTGGCCTTAGCCAACAGATAGGCATCATACACAAAacatttatggcaagacaacatcTTTAAAAATCACGAACATGTGTTCgagttttcataaaatataatttgtatttttagtataagaaAGCTCACCTTGATCATTTAGTTCCTTTAACTTGAACCTTTCGTTCCGACTTTACTTGCGAATGTaccattttgaaaatatcacaatagaaaagtactaatttatttttgggatattgacatctaatatcacgaaactttcaaaaagttgggtttttcccaagaactttaaaattgacaaataatatcacaaactttaccccgggtttattttttcccacgaatgaaaaaattcatgttattttaatagattaaagaacaattttggagggtgtgctttTAGAAAAACTAtcatcaaaaattgaaaaacttaaaactttcaaaattgttgtcgagataattcgaaaaaaaatcggtatcataatattatttgtgggaattttttcattcgtgggaaaaaacaaacatggggtaaagttcgtgatattatttgctaattttaaagttcgtgggaaaaacccaactttttaaaagtttcgtgatattagatgccaatatcccttaattttttaacaaaagttaatctaattaaattagaaggAATGTCTCAAGCTTAAACcctattattaatattataactgttataattatcattactattattattgtcCATAagaatttttcttaaaaaaaagcTTATGTTATTTAAAACCACTTCCTTTGCTATTCTCGTGCTCCAACAGAATTGGTATTCTATACCttactaaaattttcataaaactatagcaatttatttatcttactAAATCATTTACTTCCACTATGCAGTGCAGCCCCAAATGTTTAGTTGGGTTCGAGTTTAGTGTTTACATAGcccaaataatttattcatgaGCCCAACTAAAAGACCCACAATCAAATACCCTAACTTTATCTTCCTCCCTCATTTCACCTAAAACAAAATGAACTCCCCACCATCacaccgccgccgcctccgaCGGCATCCCCCCCCTTCCTTATCTTCTCTTTCTCGTTCTTCTAATTTTCCCCAATTTCAAAAATAGCTCTCCAGCATATTCATACTTGTAATCTAGATAAGTCCTAGTATCTCGTGAAGAAGTTgttatttcatgtttttggATTGTTATGTGTACTATGTTAATTGAGAAAGAGAGGTGTGTTTGGAAATTACCTCTATGATGTGAAAAGAGCGTTGTCGGATTGTGTGACTTGTAA harbors:
- the LOC125219265 gene encoding glycine-rich protein DOT1-like, with product MSSKVFLLLGLVLAVSLLISSEVASARDLADVDPSEETDGHSGHGGGHGGGHGGGHGGGHGGGHGGGHGGGHGGKAEETDGHGGHGGSSGSGHSSGGHGGGHGGHGGGHGGGKGGNY